ACAGCGATGCCGACGCCAGCCTGCGCTGGGTCCACTGAATCCGGGTGGCGCGAGCTGCCCTGGCCGTGCGCCGATGGGAATCCGGCGCGCGCTTCCTGCTTCCGACCTCATGGGATGAGCCATGTCGATGACGCCTGATAGCTCCCGCCGTTGGCAGATGCTCGCGATCACCGCGGCCATCTTTTATGTGTTCTGGCTGCTGGCGCCGGTGCTGATGCCGTTTGCCTTCGCCGCCATGCTGGCCTATCTGGGCGATCCCCTGGCCGATCGCCTGCAGCGCCTGGGCATGGGCAGAACACTGGCGGTGAGCATCGTGTTCATCGTCTTGCTGCTGCTGACCATCGGCGCGCTGCTGCTGCTGATCCCGCTGATCTCGCGCCAGATCGAGAACCTGGTGGAGAACGTCCCGCATTACGTGGACTGGGCGCGCAACACCGCGTTGCCGTGGCTTCAGACCAAGCTTCACCTGGATCCGAGCGCGTTCGACACCGATCGCCTGATGGAGCAGATCAAGGAGCACCTGGGCTCGATCGGCAACGCCGCCTCCGTGCTGCTGGGCAAGATTTCACGCTCCAGCGTCGGCGTGGTGATGTGGCTGACCAACATGGTGTTGATCCCGGTGGTGGCGTTCTACCTACTGCGCGACTGGGACCGCCTGGTAGCCTGGATCGACAGCATGCTGCCGCGTTCCATCGAGCCCACCGCCGCCCACCTGGCCCGCGAGGCCGACAACGTGCTCGGCGCCTTCGTGCGCGGCCAGCTGCTGGTGATGTTGGCGCTCGGCATCTTTTACGGGGTGGCGCTGACCCTGATGGGGCTGTCCGTGGGCCCGTTGATCGGTATGATCGCCGGCCTGCTCAGTTTCGTGCCTTACCTGGGCTTCATCGTGGGCTTCGGTTCCGCGCTGATCGCCGCCATGGTGCAATACGGTGACTGGACCCACGTGCTGATCGTGGTGGGCATCTTCATGGCCGGCCAGTTGCTGGAAGGCTATGTGCTGGTGCCGCAGCTGGTGGGCGACAAGATCGGCCTGCATCCGGTGGCCGTGATTTTCGCCGTGCTGGCGGGCGGTTACCTGTTTGGCTTCCTGGGCGTGCTGTTGGCGCTGCCGGCGGCTTCGGTGATCCTGGTGGTGCTGCGCTACCTGGCGGAGCGTTACCGGCAAAGTGATCTGTACACGGAGGAGGGCCACGGGGATCCGGTGCTCACCGAAGTGGACGTGGTCGTCGATACCTCGAACGGTGAGGTGAAATCCCGCACGATCGTCGACGAACAAGGCAACAAGAAGGACGTAGAACCACCCCGATGATTCCGCAGTTGCCGCTTGTCCTGCGCTGGCCCCGACGCCAGCGTTTCGAACATTTCCACCCCGGCAGTAACGTCGTGACGCTGTCCGCCGTGGAGCAGGTGGCGTACGTGCCGGGTACGCCGTGGCTGTATCTGGCGGGGCCGGCCGGGAGCGGCAAGAGCCATCTGCTGGTGGCGGCCTGCCAGGCGGCCATCCAGGGCGGCCGCACGGTGCAATACCTGCCGCTGGCGAGCATTGGCGACAAGGCCGGCGCCATCCGTGGCGTGGTGGGCAGCGAATTCCTGGCCCTGGACGACCTGGGCGCCATTGCCGGCGACCGTGAAGCCGAGCATGCCCTGTTCGACGTCTACAACCGGGCCAAGGCCGAAGGCGCGACGCTGCTGTTTGCGGCCGACGCGCTGCCAACCCAGTTGGGTCTTGGGCTTCCCGACCTGCGCTCGCGGCTGGGTGCCTGTCAGCAGGCTTTGCTGAAGCCGCTGGATGATGCCGAGCGCCGGGCCGTACTGCGCCAGGAAGCCGGCACGCGCGGCATCGAGCTGGATGACACGGTACTGGACTGGCTGTTTACCCATTACAAGCGTGACCTCGGTGCCTTGCTCGATCTGCTGGATCGCATCGATCAGGCCTCGCTGGCGGCGCGCAGGCGCATCACCATTCCCTTTTTGCGTGATTTTCTGCGCGGCGATTAGCCGTCCATAGACACCGGTCATGGCGACCAGCGCATCGCCAGGCGCTTAATGCTGGCTGTTTCCAAGGAGTAATGGAGTGATGAAGAAGGAACTTGCCGGCGTCGGTCTGGCGCTGCTATCGCTCACGCTGAGCCTTTGTGCGTTTGCCGAGGCTGACGGCATGGCGCCCGCCATCGTGGCGGCCCCGGGGCGGGCCGTGTGCTCGTCGGCTGACGTTGCGCTCGGTGGCAGCCCGGCCAAGGGGCAGCTCTGCGTGACCGAAGGCTCATTCGGCCACGATCGTTATGTCTTCGACCTGGACGGCACCGCCGTCATCACGGGCATCGATGACGAGACGACCCGAGGGCTCTCCGGCTCCTACAAGGGGCAGTCGTTGGGCATGACATGCGCACCGGACATCAAGAAACCCGCTGACGACGACAGCTACGTGGTCGGCCTGGAAAAGAGCATGGTCGAAAAGCGCGGTATGAAGCCCGCTGATGCGCACAATCTGGCCGTTGCCATGGCCACGGTGGAAGTCGGGCGCACGTGCATCGTGAAGCAAGCGGAAGCCGTGCTGATGAAAGTGCCTGTACGCTTTCCTTGAGCCAAATAGAAAAAGGCGCCGGAAGGCGCCTTTTTCTTCGCGATGAACCGGGCGTTCAGGCCATCAGCAGCCGCGGCGTGGCGTTCGCGCTGATGGCATCCACCATGGCCTGCGCCACGTTGAGGTTGCCGGCGACGATGTTGCCGCTTTCCGGAATGCCGTCGCGGCCGGCGAAGTCGCAGTAACGGCCGCCCGCCTCGCGCACCAGCAGCACGCCGGCAGCCATGTCCCAGGGCTTCAGGCCGATCTCGAAGAAACCGTCGTAGCGGCCGGCGGCCACGTAGGCCAGGTCGAGCGCGGCAGAACCGGAGCGGCGGATGTCCTCGGCCTGGCCAAGCAGGGCGCGGGTCATGTCGAGCTGGGCGTCCAGGTGCGAGCGCTGGCGGTACGGGAAGCCGGTGGCGATCATCGCGCCGCCCAGGTTTTCGCGCTTGGCCACGCGGATGCGGCGGTCGTTGAGGTAGGCGCCATCGCCCTTGCTGGCGGTGAACAGCTCGTCGCGCAGCGGGTCGAACACCACTGCGTACACCGGCTCGCCCTTGTCGAGCAGGGCGATGGACACGGAGAAGTGCGGGATACCGCGCAGGTAGTTGTGCGTGCCGTCGAGCGGATCGATCACCCAGGTCAGCGGGCCCTTGCCGATGGCGCCGCTTTCCTCGGCGAGGAAGCCGTGCGTCGGGTAGGCGCGCTTGAGTTCCTTGACGATCTCGGCTTCGGCCAGGCGGTCGACTTCCGAGGCGAAGTCCATGCGTTGCTTTTCGACGACGTTGAGTCCGTCGATGCGATTCATGTAGCGCAGGATGATGTTTCCTGCGGAGCGCGCGGCGCGCACCGCGACGTTGACGGCGGGTCTTGGCATGGCTTCGGCTTTCAAAAGAGCGGGGTTTCGGCGGCGAAGTCTAGCAGACAGACGGCCTCCGGGTCAGGCCGCCCCCGGGGGGAACGGACGCCCGGGTTTGACAGGACGGCCGGAGGTTTCCAAGCTTTGCGCCCGTTTGCACGAGTTTTTGCCATCCCGATGAGCGCTGAATCCGACCTTGCCGCCCGCATCCGCTACGTGCTGGTGCGCACCTCGCACCCCGGCAATATCGGCAGCGCGGCCCGTGCCATCCGCACCATGGGCTTCGACCGTATGGCCCTGGTGGCTCCGCACCGGTTCCCGGACCAGGAAGCCTCCGCACTGGCCGCCGGCGCGGATGACGTGCTGGAAAACGCCACCGTCAGCGAGGGGCTGGTCGATGCCCTGGCCGGGACCAGCCTGGCGCTGGGCCTTTCCGCCCGTCGTCGCGGCGTGGATCTGGAGGAAATCACCCCCCGCGAGGCGGCGGCACGCGCGCTGGCTGCTGCGGCGCGTGGCGAACAGGTGGCCCTGGTATTCGGCAACGAGCGGACGGGTCTGGAGAACGAAGAGCTGGCCCGCTGCCATGCCATGGTGCGCATCCCCAGCGTGGACGACTTCAGCTCGCTCAACCTCTCGCAGGCCGTCCAGGTGATGGCCTATGAACTGCGCGTGGCGTCCCTGGGCGAGGTTGCCCCTCCGGTGCGCGCGGATGCCGAGCCACCGGCCGATGCCGCGCAGATGGAGCGTTTCTTCGAGCATCTTTCGCAGATGCTCGACGACATCGACTTCCACAAGGGGCGCGCGCCCACCACCATCATGTTGCGCCTGCGCAAACTGTTCCAGCGCGCCCAGCCGGACGAGCGCGAATTGCGCGTC
This genomic interval from Dyella japonica A8 contains the following:
- a CDS encoding AI-2E family transporter, translated to MSMTPDSSRRWQMLAITAAIFYVFWLLAPVLMPFAFAAMLAYLGDPLADRLQRLGMGRTLAVSIVFIVLLLLTIGALLLLIPLISRQIENLVENVPHYVDWARNTALPWLQTKLHLDPSAFDTDRLMEQIKEHLGSIGNAASVLLGKISRSSVGVVMWLTNMVLIPVVAFYLLRDWDRLVAWIDSMLPRSIEPTAAHLAREADNVLGAFVRGQLLVMLALGIFYGVALTLMGLSVGPLIGMIAGLLSFVPYLGFIVGFGSALIAAMVQYGDWTHVLIVVGIFMAGQLLEGYVLVPQLVGDKIGLHPVAVIFAVLAGGYLFGFLGVLLALPAASVILVVLRYLAERYRQSDLYTEEGHGDPVLTEVDVVVDTSNGEVKSRTIVDEQGNKKDVEPPR
- the hda gene encoding DnaA regulatory inactivator Hda; this encodes MIPQLPLVLRWPRRQRFEHFHPGSNVVTLSAVEQVAYVPGTPWLYLAGPAGSGKSHLLVAACQAAIQGGRTVQYLPLASIGDKAGAIRGVVGSEFLALDDLGAIAGDREAEHALFDVYNRAKAEGATLLFAADALPTQLGLGLPDLRSRLGACQQALLKPLDDAERRAVLRQEAGTRGIELDDTVLDWLFTHYKRDLGALLDLLDRIDQASLAARRRITIPFLRDFLRGD
- a CDS encoding inositol monophosphatase family protein gives rise to the protein MPRPAVNVAVRAARSAGNIILRYMNRIDGLNVVEKQRMDFASEVDRLAEAEIVKELKRAYPTHGFLAEESGAIGKGPLTWVIDPLDGTHNYLRGIPHFSVSIALLDKGEPVYAVVFDPLRDELFTASKGDGAYLNDRRIRVAKRENLGGAMIATGFPYRQRSHLDAQLDMTRALLGQAEDIRRSGSAALDLAYVAAGRYDGFFEIGLKPWDMAAGVLLVREAGGRYCDFAGRDGIPESGNIVAGNLNVAQAMVDAISANATPRLLMA
- a CDS encoding RNA methyltransferase, coding for MSAESDLAARIRYVLVRTSHPGNIGSAARAIRTMGFDRMALVAPHRFPDQEASALAAGADDVLENATVSEGLVDALAGTSLALGLSARRRGVDLEEITPREAAARALAAAARGEQVALVFGNERTGLENEELARCHAMVRIPSVDDFSSLNLSQAVQVMAYELRVASLGEVAPPVRADAEPPADAAQMERFFEHLSQMLDDIDFHKGRAPTTIMLRLRKLFQRAQPDERELRVMHGIFADAQRMAQIASGKIKASKGE